A genomic region of Apteryx mantelli isolate bAptMan1 chromosome 10, bAptMan1.hap1, whole genome shotgun sequence contains the following coding sequences:
- the SLC22A31 gene encoding putative solute carrier family 22 member 31 isoform X2, whose protein sequence is MALVTRLLFGAALAGAFLSLYVARLELCDPPHRLVVTMVAGFFWIAGELLLPALALLCREWRVLQGAVTLILALLAACWWCPALLLESPRWLLATRQLERARKTLQALAESGSADTGSCNQESLFAELESLSEGSPQPRYHAVCEIFSTRVIWKNSVILGFTAFIGSGIRHCFTRNLAPHLPQFFYSYFLLVGTEAVACTFVCLTAERFGRRAVLLLCTVLTGISSLLLLALTQYLLDLIVLTLSVVGITASHAVATLSIFFASEVLPTVVRGAGLGLIVGASFVGKAAAPITAIPNSRGFFLHHVVFASFAILSVLSIMLLPESQGRSLPESLQDGESQRRPPLFRRPRREDHLPLLASQRGPCPPRRYSRLDASAPAAPGRGPPGAPRDT, encoded by the exons ATGGCCCTGGTCACCCGGCTGCTCTTCGGCGCCGCGCTGGCGGGCGCCTTCCTCTCCCTCTACGTGGCCC GGCTGGAGCTGTGCGACCCGCCGCACCGGCTGGTGGTGACCATGGTGGCCGGCTTCTTCTGGATCGCCGGAGAGCTGCTGCTGCCGGCGCTGGCCCTGCTGTGCCGCGAGTGGCGGGTGCTGCAGGGCGCCGTCACCCTCATCCTCGCCCTGCTCGCTGCCTGCTGGTG GTGCCCGGCGCTGCTGCTGGAGTCGCCCCGCTGGCTGCTGGCCACGCGGCAGCTGGAGCGGGCCAGGAAGACGCTGCAGGCGCTGGCTGAAAGCGGCAGTGCGGACACCGGCTCTTGCAACCAGGAGAGCCTCTTTGCAG AGCTGGAGTCCCTGTCTGAGGGGTCCCCACAGCCCCGGTACCACGCGGTCTGCGAGATCTTCAGCACCAGGGTGATCTGGAAGAACAGCGTGATCCTCGGCTTCACGGC GTTCATCGGCTCCGGCATCCGTCACTGCTTCACCCGCAACCtggccccccacctgccccagtTCTTCTACTCCTACTTCCTGCTGGTGGGCACCGAGGCGGTGGCCTGCACCTTCGTGTGCCTCACCGCCGAGCGCTTCGGCCGCCGCGccgtcctcctcctctgcaccGTCCTCACCGgcatctcctccctgctgctgctggcgctcaCGCAGT ACCTGCTGGACCTCATCGTTCTGACGCTGTCCGTCGTGGGCATCACCGCCTCGCACGCCGTCGCCACGCTCAGCATCTTCTTCGCCAGCGAGGTCCTGCCCACGGTGGTCAG GGGCGCTGGGCTGGGTCTCATCGTGGGGGCCAGCTTCGTGGGCAAGGCGGCCGCCCCCATCACGGCCATCCCCAACAGCCGCGGCTTCTTCCTGCACCACGTGGTCTTCGCCTCCTTCGCCATCCTCTCCGTGCTCAGCATCATGCTGCTGCCCGAGAGCCAGGGCCGCAGCCTGCCCGAGTCGCTGCAGGACGGCGAGAGCCAGCGGCGGCCCCCGCTCttccgccgcccccgccgcgagGACCACCTGCCCCTGCTGGCCTCGCAGCgcggcccctgcccgccccgccgctACTCCCGCCTCGACGCctccgccccggcggcgccgggacgcggcccccccggcgccccccgcgacACGTAg
- the SLC22A31 gene encoding putative solute carrier family 22 member 31 isoform X1 has product MALVTRLLFGAALAGAFLSLYVARLELCDPPHRLVVTMVAGFFWIAGELLLPALALLCREWRVLQGAVTLILALLAACWWCPALLLESPRWLLATRQLERARKTLQALAESGSADTGSCNQESLFAELESLSEGSPQPRYHAVCEIFSTRVIWKNSVILGFTAFIGSGIRHCFTRNLAPHLPQFFYSYFLLVGTEAVACTFVCLTAERFGRRAVLLLCTVLTGISSLLLLALTQYLLDLIVLTLSVVGITASHAVATLSIFFASEVLPTVVSRGFFLHHVVFASFAILSVLSIMLLPESQGRSLPESLQDGESQRRPPLFRRPRREDHLPLLASQRGPCPPRRYSRLDASAPAAPGRGPPGAPRDT; this is encoded by the exons ATGGCCCTGGTCACCCGGCTGCTCTTCGGCGCCGCGCTGGCGGGCGCCTTCCTCTCCCTCTACGTGGCCC GGCTGGAGCTGTGCGACCCGCCGCACCGGCTGGTGGTGACCATGGTGGCCGGCTTCTTCTGGATCGCCGGAGAGCTGCTGCTGCCGGCGCTGGCCCTGCTGTGCCGCGAGTGGCGGGTGCTGCAGGGCGCCGTCACCCTCATCCTCGCCCTGCTCGCTGCCTGCTGGTG GTGCCCGGCGCTGCTGCTGGAGTCGCCCCGCTGGCTGCTGGCCACGCGGCAGCTGGAGCGGGCCAGGAAGACGCTGCAGGCGCTGGCTGAAAGCGGCAGTGCGGACACCGGCTCTTGCAACCAGGAGAGCCTCTTTGCAG AGCTGGAGTCCCTGTCTGAGGGGTCCCCACAGCCCCGGTACCACGCGGTCTGCGAGATCTTCAGCACCAGGGTGATCTGGAAGAACAGCGTGATCCTCGGCTTCACGGC GTTCATCGGCTCCGGCATCCGTCACTGCTTCACCCGCAACCtggccccccacctgccccagtTCTTCTACTCCTACTTCCTGCTGGTGGGCACCGAGGCGGTGGCCTGCACCTTCGTGTGCCTCACCGCCGAGCGCTTCGGCCGCCGCGccgtcctcctcctctgcaccGTCCTCACCGgcatctcctccctgctgctgctggcgctcaCGCAGT ACCTGCTGGACCTCATCGTTCTGACGCTGTCCGTCGTGGGCATCACCGCCTCGCACGCCGTCGCCACGCTCAGCATCTTCTTCGCCAGCGAGGTCCTGCCCACGGTGGTCAG CCGCGGCTTCTTCCTGCACCACGTGGTCTTCGCCTCCTTCGCCATCCTCTCCGTGCTCAGCATCATGCTGCTGCCCGAGAGCCAGGGCCGCAGCCTGCCCGAGTCGCTGCAGGACGGCGAGAGCCAGCGGCGGCCCCCGCTCttccgccgcccccgccgcgagGACCACCTGCCCCTGCTGGCCTCGCAGCgcggcccctgcccgccccgccgctACTCCCGCCTCGACGCctccgccccggcggcgccgggacgcggcccccccggcgccccccgcgacACGTAg
- the CDH15 gene encoding LOW QUALITY PROTEIN: cadherin-15 (The sequence of the model RefSeq protein was modified relative to this genomic sequence to represent the inferred CDS: deleted 1 base in 1 codon), translating into MGTPLLLACLLAPLWGAGPAQAGAAAPGGPPLRPAWRHQEGPRRVKRAWVIPPISVSENHKRIPHLLVQIKSDKQQPGGVIYSIKGPGVDEEPVGIFSIDKFSGKVFLNAMLDREETDRYRLKAFALDLGGTTLEDPTDLEIIVVDQNDNRPLFQQDVFTGHVVEGAEPGTCVMKAEATDADDPETDNAALRYSILEQGSAGMFSINATTGEICTARPGLDREAVGVYNLTLQVADMSGDGLATTAAAVIYLEDINDNPPEFTKEEFAMEVQEQAAGVEAGKVLVHDKDLAGSPNWLAKFTILEGDPEGAFAIRTDPYTNDGVLSVAKPLDHEARDRFELTVSVQNERPLEPSAPASPRALATVRVRVRDVNEAPVFRENPRRVSVLEGAPPGTEVTTYTATDPDTRQLQTLTYALLYDPADWLQLDPRAGTVRTKRELLHPAAFLQGGWYIALVLARDDAQPPLSATGTLSIEILEVNDHAPLLQPPAGAVCGRPGPGGSLLLGATDEDRPPHGAPFHFQLSPQHPQLARNWSVARYNVTHAVLSLLVELPEGPYSLPLLLRDSGTPPRERQQLLNVSVCPCGPDGACHDGVLAASSAGAGVTLGALVIILSSVLLLLLLVLLGAARERGRRRALRKGLLRRSRDDMRDNILNYDEQGGGEEDQDAYDINQLRHPQLFPPRGKAPARRDAPLSFATPPAPRKPPSSPSDIEDFINEGLEAADGDPSVPPYDTALIYDYEGSGSVASPLSSIVSSLTDEDHDYDYLSEWGPRFRRLADLYGQ; encoded by the exons atGGGCACCCCGCTCCTGCTCGCCTGCCTGCTGGCCCCGCTCTGG GGTGCCGGGCCGGCCCAGGCGggtgccgcggccccgggggggcccccgcTGCGCCCGGCCTGGCGGCACCAGGAGGGGCCCCGGCGCGTGAAGAGGGCCTGGGTGATCCCCCCCATCAGCGTCTCCGAGAACCACAAGCGCATCCCCCACCTCCTGGTGCAG ATCAAGTCGGACAAGCAGCAGCCCGGGGGGGTCATCTACAGCATCAAGGGGCCCGGGGTGGACGAGGAGCCCGTGGGCATCTTCTCCATCGACAAGTTCAGCGGGAAGGTCTTCCTCAACGCCATGCTGGACCGGGAGGAGACCGACCGCTACCGG CTGAAGGCCTTCGCGCTGGACCTGGGTGGCACGACGCTGGAGGACCCCACCGACCTGGAGATCATCGTGGTGGACCAGAATGACAACCGGCCGCTCTTCCAGCAGGACGTCTTCACGGGGCACGTGGTGGAAGGGGCTGAGCCAG GGACCTGCGTGATGAAGGCGGAGGCAACAGATGCCGACGACCCCGAGACGGACAACGCGGCGCTGCGGTACTCCATCCTGGAGCAGGGCTCCGCCGGCATGTTCAGCATCAACGCCACCACCGGCGAGATCTGCACCGCGCGGCCCGGCCTTGACCGCGAG GCCGTGGGGGTCTACAACCTGACGCTGCAGGTGGCCGACATGTCCGGGGACGGGCTGGCCACCACCGCCGCGGCCGTCATCTACCTGGAGGACATCAACGACAACCCTCCCGAGTTCACCAAGGAGGAG TTCGCCATGGAGGTGCAGGAGCAGGCGGCCGGCGTGGAGGCGGGCAAGGTCTTGGTGCACGACAAGGACCTGGCCGGCTCGCCCAACTGGCTGGCCAAGTTCACCATCCTGGAGGGCGACCCCGAGGGCGCCTTCGCCATCCGCACCGACCCCTACACCAACGACGGCGTGCTCTCTGTGGCCAAG CCGCTGGACCACGAGGCGCGGGACCGTTTCGAGCTCACGGTGTCGGTGCAGAACGAGCGGCCCCTGGAGCCGTCGGCGCCGGCCAGCCCCCGGGCGCTGGCCACggtgcgggtgcgggtgcgggACGTCAACGAGGCACCCGTTTTCCGCGAGAACCCGCGGCGGGTCAGCGTGCTGGAGGGCGCCCCGCCGGGCACCGAGGTCACCACCTACACGGCCACCGACCCCGACACCCGCCAGCTGCAGACGCTCAC CTACGCGCTGCTCTACGACCCGGCCGACTGGCTGCAGCTGGACCCGCGCGCCGGCACCGTGCGCAccaagcgggagctgctgcaccCCGCCGCCTTCCTGCAGGGCGGCTGGTACATCGCCCTGGTGCTGGCCCGCGACGACG cccagccgcCGCTCTCCGCCACCGGCACCCTCTCCATCGAGATCCTGGAGGTGAACGACCACGCGCCCCTGCTgcagccgcccgccggcgccgtgtgcggccgccccggccccggcggcagcctGCTGCTGGGGGCCACCGACGAGGACCGG CCCCCCCACGGCGCCCCCTTCCACTTCCAGctgagcccccagcacccccagctcgCCCGCAACTGGAGCGTCGCCCGCTACAACG TGACCCACGCGGTGCTGTCGCTGCTGGTGGAGCTGCCCGAGGGGCCCTActcgctgccgctgctgctgcgggACTCGGGGACCCCCCCGCgggagcggcagcagctgctcaaCGTCTCCGTGTGCCCCTGCGGCCCCGACGGCGCCTGCCACGACGGCGTCCTGGCCGCCtccagcgccggcgccggcgtcACCCTCGGTGCCCTCGTCATCATCCTCAGCagcgtcctcctcctcctgc tgctggtgctgctgggggcggcgcgggagcgcgggcgccgccgggccctgcGCAAGGGGCTGCTGCGGCGCTCGCGGGACGACATGCGCGACAACATCCTCAACTACGACGAGcagggcggcggcgaggaggacCAG GACGCCTACGACATCAACCAGCTGCGGCACCCGCAGCTCTTCCCGCCGCGGGGCAAGGCGCCGGCACGCCGCGACGCCCCGCTGAGCTTCGCcacgccgccggcgccccgcaaGCCGCCCAGCAGCCCCTCCGACATCGAGGACTTCATCAACGAG GGCCTGGAGGCGGCCGACGGGGACCCCAGCGTGCCCCCCTACGACACGGCGCTCATCTATGACTACGAGGGCTCGGGCTCGGTCGCCAGCCCCCTCAGCTCCATCGTCTCCAGCCTGACGGACGAGGACCACGACTACGACTACCTGAGCGAGTGGGGGCCGCGCTTCCGCCGCCTCGCCGACCTCTACGGGCAGTAG